A window of the Xiashengella succiniciproducens genome harbors these coding sequences:
- the rsxC gene encoding electron transport complex subunit RsxC has protein sequence MLKTFSLGGIHPEENKLTADRAIEVLPVPPVVMVPVTQHIGAPAKVEVKKGDKVKVGQVIARAGGMVSANVHSPVSGTVNKIDDIVDASGYRRTAVIIDTEGDEWEDGIDRSTTIKKEITASPEEIVTGIAEAGIVGLGGATFPSHVKLTPPPGRKCEVLIINGVECEPYLTSDHRLMLEKGEEIIIGIQILMRALNVNKAIIGIENNKPDAIRHMQELCNGNKGISVQPLKVKYPQGGEKQLIDACIGRQVPSGKLPIEVGAVVHNVGTAFAVYEAIQKNKPLVERVVTVTGKSVAKPGNFLCRIGTPISVLIEAAGGLPEDTGKIISGGPMMGKALTSTDIPVVKGSSGILLIPQEIASRPKYQACIRCAKCVSACSMGLSPYLLMTMSEKAMWEEAEEEKVLDCIECGSCSYICPAGRPLLDYIRLGKNKVGQLVRKRTAQVQKN, from the coding sequence GTGTTAAAGACATTTTCACTTGGGGGCATTCACCCGGAAGAAAACAAACTGACGGCCGACCGTGCCATAGAGGTACTGCCCGTCCCCCCTGTAGTTATGGTTCCTGTTACCCAGCACATCGGGGCTCCGGCCAAGGTCGAGGTCAAAAAAGGTGATAAGGTTAAAGTCGGTCAGGTTATAGCACGAGCCGGAGGTATGGTTTCAGCCAATGTCCATTCACCTGTTTCCGGAACAGTAAACAAGATTGACGACATTGTTGATGCTTCTGGTTACAGACGTACTGCAGTTATCATCGACACCGAAGGTGACGAATGGGAAGATGGTATTGACCGCAGCACTACCATCAAAAAGGAGATAACAGCAAGTCCTGAAGAAATAGTAACGGGAATTGCCGAGGCCGGTATTGTTGGTCTTGGTGGAGCTACCTTCCCCTCACATGTAAAACTAACGCCTCCTCCCGGAAGGAAATGTGAAGTTCTTATCATCAATGGTGTGGAATGCGAGCCCTACCTAACGAGTGACCACAGACTGATGCTCGAGAAGGGCGAGGAAATAATCATAGGTATTCAAATACTGATGCGTGCTCTGAATGTCAACAAGGCTATTATCGGTATTGAAAACAATAAGCCCGATGCCATCCGACATATGCAAGAGCTTTGCAATGGCAATAAAGGTATCAGCGTACAGCCTCTAAAGGTCAAATATCCTCAGGGAGGTGAAAAGCAGCTTATAGATGCCTGTATAGGTCGTCAGGTGCCATCCGGAAAACTGCCTATCGAAGTAGGAGCAGTTGTACACAATGTAGGTACTGCCTTTGCAGTGTATGAGGCAATACAAAAGAATAAACCCCTTGTTGAAAGGGTTGTTACAGTTACCGGTAAGTCGGTTGCCAAACCCGGAAATTTCCTCTGCCGCATTGGAACACCTATCTCTGTACTTATTGAAGCTGCAGGCGGTCTGCCAGAGGACACGGGCAAGATTATCAGTGGTGGTCCAATGATGGGTAAGGCACTTACAAGTACCGATATCCCCGTTGTCAAAGGAAGCTCAGGCATCCTGCTGATTCCACAGGAGATTGCCTCACGTCCCAAATATCAGGCCTGCATACGCTGTGCTAAATGCGTTTCTGCCTGTTCGATGGGTCTCTCCCCCTACCTGCTTATGACCATGTCGGAAAAGGCTATGTGGGAAGAAGCTGAAGAAGAAAAAGTACTGGATTGTATTGAGTGTGGTTCCTGCAGCTATATCTGTCCTGCCGGCAGACCGCTGCTTGATTATATCCGCCTGGGCAAGAACAAGGTCGGACAACTTGTAAGAAAGAGAACCGCACAAGTACAAAAAAACTGA
- a CDS encoding Fe-S cluster domain-containing protein, producing the protein MSVVLISILTLVGLGVASALVLYMASKKFQVFEDPRIDQVEEVLPKSNCGGCGFPGCRAFAEALVKADDISDLKCPVGGSATMTKVSEILGKAVADVKPQLAVVRCNGSCEHRPKLNIYDGAMSCTVAAALYGGETGCSYGCLGCGDCVVACKFDAMYMDEATGLPVVIEENCVACGKCVEACPKNIIELRNVGPKSRRIFVSCVNKDKGAVAKKACAVACIGCSKCFKVCPHEAITMADNLAYIDDDKCKLCRKCVEECPTFSIHELNFPPRKKKVEEEAIVEA; encoded by the coding sequence ATGAGTGTAGTTTTGATTTCAATATTAACGCTTGTGGGATTGGGTGTTGCATCAGCACTGGTACTATATATGGCCTCAAAGAAATTTCAGGTCTTTGAAGATCCTCGCATAGATCAGGTTGAAGAGGTACTTCCCAAATCAAATTGTGGGGGTTGTGGATTCCCGGGTTGTCGGGCATTTGCCGAAGCTCTTGTAAAAGCTGATGATATTAGCGACCTCAAATGTCCTGTCGGTGGTAGTGCCACTATGACCAAGGTTTCAGAAATCCTTGGCAAAGCTGTAGCAGATGTAAAGCCCCAACTTGCAGTGGTACGCTGCAACGGTAGCTGCGAGCACCGCCCAAAGCTCAATATATATGACGGTGCAATGTCATGTACAGTGGCTGCTGCCCTGTACGGTGGCGAGACCGGATGTTCGTACGGCTGCCTGGGTTGCGGTGACTGTGTTGTGGCCTGTAAGTTTGATGCCATGTATATGGACGAAGCTACAGGACTTCCCGTTGTGATAGAAGAAAACTGTGTCGCCTGCGGTAAGTGTGTTGAGGCTTGCCCGAAGAACATCATCGAACTCCGCAATGTGGGACCAAAGAGTCGCAGGATTTTTGTAAGCTGTGTCAATAAGGACAAGGGTGCTGTTGCCAAGAAGGCCTGTGCCGTAGCATGTATCGGTTGTAGCAAGTGCTTTAAGGTATGCCCGCACGAAGCTATCACTATGGCAGACAATCTGGCTTACATCGACGATGATAAATGCAAACTATGCCGCAAGTGCGTGGAAGAATGTCCTACATTCTCCATCCACGAACTAAACTTCCCCCCACGTAAGAAGAAGGTTGAAGAAGAAGCTATTGTTGAGGCATAG
- a CDS encoding RnfABCDGE type electron transport complex subunit D gives MEKLIVSPSPHTHSGDSVKKNMYGVIFALIPALVASFWFFGLGAAIVTLTSVAGCLLFEHLIQVYLLKKPTSIGDGSAIITGLLLAMNLPSNFPIALIIIGAAVAIGIGKMSFGGLGQNPFNPALVGRVFLLISFPVQMTSWPLPIVSRTSYIDAATGATPLSIIKEGLKGGTPLKDLMAELPSYGDMFMGAMGGSFGEVAAIALLMGFVYMLARKIITWHIPVSIIATVFIFSWILNISNPERFAPPMFHILTGGLLLGAIFMATDYVSSPMAVKGMWIYGVAIGVLTVLIRTFGSYPEGVSFAILIMNCFTPLINKYVKPKRFGEKPAVQKA, from the coding sequence ATGGAGAAGCTAATAGTATCACCATCACCACACACGCATAGTGGTGATTCGGTAAAGAAAAATATGTATGGCGTAATATTCGCCTTAATTCCGGCCTTAGTGGCCTCCTTCTGGTTTTTCGGTTTGGGAGCTGCAATCGTAACCCTAACCTCGGTTGCAGGCTGCCTCCTGTTCGAACACCTGATTCAGGTTTACCTGCTCAAAAAGCCAACATCAATAGGTGACGGTTCGGCAATAATCACCGGCTTGCTTCTGGCAATGAACCTACCATCCAACTTCCCCATAGCTCTTATAATCATAGGAGCAGCAGTGGCAATCGGTATTGGCAAGATGTCTTTTGGTGGATTGGGACAAAACCCATTCAACCCGGCCCTGGTGGGACGGGTCTTTCTGCTAATCTCCTTCCCTGTTCAAATGACATCATGGCCCCTTCCAATAGTATCAAGGACTTCTTACATAGATGCAGCAACAGGTGCCACTCCCCTTTCAATTATAAAGGAAGGACTTAAGGGAGGTACTCCGCTGAAGGATTTGATGGCCGAACTGCCGTCCTACGGCGATATGTTTATGGGTGCAATGGGAGGCTCCTTCGGTGAAGTCGCAGCTATCGCATTGCTGATGGGCTTTGTCTATATGCTTGCAAGGAAGATTATCACCTGGCATATCCCCGTATCTATCATCGCAACAGTTTTCATATTCTCATGGATTCTCAATATCAGTAATCCTGAGAGGTTCGCCCCACCGATGTTTCACATACTGACCGGAGGTCTGCTGCTTGGTGCCATCTTTATGGCAACCGACTATGTCAGTTCACCGATGGCAGTCAAGGGAATGTGGATCTATGGTGTGGCAATCGGTGTGCTGACAGTGCTTATCAGGACCTTTGGCTCATATCCCGAAGGAGTATCATTTGCAATTCTGATAATGAACTGTTTCACACCGCTTATCAACAAGTATGTCAAACCAAAGCGTTTCGGAGAGAAACCGGCCGTTCAAAAGGCCTGA
- a CDS encoding SoxR reducing system RseC family protein, producing MKKTEHEGIVAGIEGDRIRVKLKSVSACASCHAKGACSLGNAEEKEFEIQHAGGSYKPGDKVIIEESTEQGLTATWWAYVLPLFLVMATLIVSYLLTKNEGIAGLCSLLILVPYFLVLRACDKLLARRFHFTIKPVND from the coding sequence ATGAAAAAAACAGAGCACGAAGGGATTGTAGCGGGTATTGAGGGAGACAGGATAAGAGTTAAGTTAAAGAGTGTATCCGCATGTGCTTCATGTCACGCTAAGGGAGCCTGTTCTTTGGGTAACGCTGAAGAAAAGGAGTTTGAGATACAGCACGCCGGTGGCAGTTACAAGCCCGGTGACAAGGTGATAATAGAAGAGAGCACCGAGCAGGGACTCACAGCGACCTGGTGGGCTTATGTACTACCCCTCTTTCTGGTAATGGCAACCCTAATTGTCAGCTATTTATTGACAAAAAATGAGGGTATTGCTGGGCTTTGCAGCCTGCTGATTCTTGTGCCATACTTCCTCGTGCTTAGAGCCTGCGACAAATTACTAGCCAGAAGATTTCACTTTACAATAAAACCGGTAAACGATTAA